The DNA segment ACGTCGCAAAGTAAAAATATTTTTATTTTAAATTAAAACTATAACAACAATAAAAACAACATGTTATTAGTATCTTAGGAGCGCTAAAAATGAAAGTAACTAACACAACACGAATGAACAAAAGTAAATTAGCCATGGCAATTGGTGCATCAATGATGTTATCTGGATATGCAATGGCTGAAGAGCAAGAAACAGACGCACAAGCAGGTAAACTTGAAGTTATTCAAGTTACTGCAACCAAGCGTACAGAAAGTATCCAAGACGTACCTATGTCTATCACTGCGATTAACGGTGATAAAATAGAAAAAGCCGGCATTGAAGATTTATCTGAAATGTCTAATTACATTCCTAATTTAACCATAGCTACTGGTGCAATCAATACTAACGTTTATATGCGTGGTGTTGGCTCTGGTATCAACCGCTCATTTGAACAATCAGTCGGTATGTTCATTGACGGTATATACATGGGTCGTGGTAAGCAATTTCGCGCACCTTTCATGGATCTTGAACGTGCAGAAGTATTACGTGGACCACAAGGTATTTTATTTGGTAAAAATACTATTGCAGGAACGATTAACTTAACAACGGCAAAAGCCGAAGCTGGTGGCGACTTTGAAGGTAAAGTAACCCTAGACGCAGAGCCTGAGTATGGTTCACAAGGCGTAACAGCGGTACTTGCAAGTGGTTTAACAGACGAGCTAGGTGTTCGTTTAGCGGTTAAAAGCTCTAGCACTGATGGCTACATGGAAAACACTAATTTAGACCGTGATGAAATGGAAACTAAAGAGCAAGTTGTTCGCTTATCATTAAATTGGCAACCAAGCGCAGAGTTAGATGTAAATTTAAAACTAGAACAATCAAACTTTGAGTCTACAGGTGGCACAGGACAAATCACTGGATTTGAACCAATTGGTGGTTTAGCTCAATATGTAGCCTTAGGAGTAGTACCTGCCCTTGACCCAGACTTTGATGCCGATGGTAACTTAACAAACTCATACGATATTACATTAGCACCTGAAAGCCGTGATATTGATAATACTAATATTGCCTTAAACATCGATTACAGCTTAGGTGATGGCACCTTAACATTTGTTACGGGCTTATCAGAATATGATTCTGAAGAACATCAAGATGTTGATTTTTTACCTATGCCATTTATCAACACCAGTGACGAGCATGACTTCTCACAAGTAAGCCAAGAAATACGCTATGCCACTTCTGGTAACAATACCTTTGATTTTATCACCGGTGTTTACTATCAAAACTCTGAATTAGAATTCGACGTTTACTCACAAGTTGATGTTACTTACATTGCACCAGTATTAAACATGGCATTTGCAGCGCCTGGCTCTGCTGCACCACTTGGTTTTCCTGATAATTCATTAGCGGACTTAGGCATTGCTCCTGATGGCTTTACTCGCTCTACTAATTACACACAAGATACTGAAACATTTTCTGCGTTCTTCCAAGGTACTTATAATGTATCTAACGATTTTCGCATCATTGCCGGTGGTCGTTACACCGATGAAACCAAAGATGTTATGCGTCAAAGCTTAATTCAAGAGCAAGGTAAATCTTATTATAACCCTGCAGATATGGCTGGTTTAAATGCTTTAGTGACTGCATCAGCATTAAAAGTTGCTGTTGTTTTACCTGAGCATGAAGACAGTCGTTCAGAAGGTCACTTTACTCCTTCAGTTAAATTCCAATACGATGTAAATGATAACTTCATGGTTTACGGTACAGCCGAGCAAGGTTTTAAATCTGGTGGATTCAATTCCAGTGCTGATGCAACCGTTGCTAACCAAGAGTTTGAAGAAGAGTCTGCTGTTGGCGTAGAGCTTGGTTTTAAATCAGATTTGCTAGACGGAGCAGCTCGACTAAATATGGCCGTATTTAGAACTGAATTTGATGATTTACAAGTTACTACTTGGAATGGTTTTGGATTTGAGGTTGGTAACGCTGCAGAATCAGTTACTCAAGGTATCGAGTTAGATGGTGTTGTAATGCTAAATGATAATTGGACCTTAAGCGGTTCAGCATCTTACTTAGATTCTTACTACTCAGATTACGCAACCGGTCCATGTACGGCTGAGCAAATTGCTACAGGTATGGTTGTATGTGATTTAACTGACGAAACCACACCATTTGCACCTGAAGTGTCTGCGTCAATTTTCTTAGATTATATTACCGAAATTGGTGAATCTATGGAGTTTTTCGCACAACTTAACGTTAACTTCAAAGATGACTTTTTCTACGATACAGATTTAGATCCTAACTTAATGCAAGAAGCACACACAAAAGTAAATGCCCGCATTGCGCTAGCATCTATTGAAGAAACATGGGAGTTAGCATTAATTGGTAAAAACTTAACTGACGAAACTACTTTTGCTGCTGGTCTTGATGTACCTCTTGTAGCTGGTGGTTACATGGGTTATACCGACGCACCTCGTACAGTATCAGTACAAGGTACATACCGCTTCTAATGTAAGCATCTAATATAAACCTCTAAAAGGTAAGTTCTAGGAAACTAGACCTTACCTTTTTTTTCAGAATTAAATCATTAAATATATTGTTATAGGCGTTTATACCTTCGAGTTGTAAGAATTCACTTTTTAACAGTTGATTAATTTTCATACTTTTGGGTGATTTTACCAAAATTTAGTCTGTGGATAATTAATGCATACCAAGCAGCAGAGTTAGAAATTCTACAACGCTTTTACCAATCTTATTTAGTTAGTACTGAATATCTACCTCAGGAAGTAATATGTTTAATCAAAAATTTTCACAAAAGCGAGCATTTGTTACTGGTGCTGCAAGTGGCCTAGGTTTAGAAATTTGTCAACAACTCGCCAAACAAAACTGGCGCTTGGCAATTGCCGACATCAATAGCGAACGTTTAGCCACAACAAAACTAGAACTTGAAAGCCTTGGTGCTGCTCAAGTTATCGATATAGAACTGGATGTAACCGACATTGAGGCAATGTTTTCTGCTGCCGAAACGATAGAGAAAGCATGGCAAGGTGTAGACTTACTGTTTAATAACGCTGGCATTGCTGGCGCAGGAAAGATGGAAGAAATAACGGGTACTGACTGGGAACGTGTTATCGACATCGACTTATGGAGTGTTATCTATGGTTGTCGTGCCTTCATTCCTATGATGAAAAAGCGAAAAAGTGGTCACATAATTAACACTGCATCAAGCGCAGGTACACTGTCAGCTGCAGAAATGGCTAATTACAATGTAGCCAAAGCCGGTGTTGTATCGTTATCTGAAACCTTAAAAGTAGAGTTATCACCAAATAATATTGGTGTAACTGTGCTGTGCCCTACCGTATTTAAAACTAACTTAGGTGAATCAGTTAGTGGTAAAACTGCATTTGAGCGAAACCTACAACAACAACTTAAAGAATCTAAAATTACTAGTGCAGATATAGTTCGCAGAACATTTGCGGCGATTAAATCAAATAAACTTTATGTAATGCCGCAAAGTGATGCAACCTGGGGCTG comes from the Thalassotalea nanhaiensis genome and includes:
- a CDS encoding SDR family NAD(P)-dependent oxidoreductase, which encodes MFNQKFSQKRAFVTGAASGLGLEICQQLAKQNWRLAIADINSERLATTKLELESLGAAQVIDIELDVTDIEAMFSAAETIEKAWQGVDLLFNNAGIAGAGKMEEITGTDWERVIDIDLWSVIYGCRAFIPMMKKRKSGHIINTASSAGTLSAAEMANYNVAKAGVVSLSETLKVELSPNNIGVTVLCPTVFKTNLGESVSGKTAFERNLQQQLKESKITSADIVRRTFAAIKSNKLYVMPQSDATWGWRIKRLMPETYAKLMAYMYRNRIWIYKHLD
- a CDS encoding TonB-dependent receptor, which codes for MKVTNTTRMNKSKLAMAIGASMMLSGYAMAEEQETDAQAGKLEVIQVTATKRTESIQDVPMSITAINGDKIEKAGIEDLSEMSNYIPNLTIATGAINTNVYMRGVGSGINRSFEQSVGMFIDGIYMGRGKQFRAPFMDLERAEVLRGPQGILFGKNTIAGTINLTTAKAEAGGDFEGKVTLDAEPEYGSQGVTAVLASGLTDELGVRLAVKSSSTDGYMENTNLDRDEMETKEQVVRLSLNWQPSAELDVNLKLEQSNFESTGGTGQITGFEPIGGLAQYVALGVVPALDPDFDADGNLTNSYDITLAPESRDIDNTNIALNIDYSLGDGTLTFVTGLSEYDSEEHQDVDFLPMPFINTSDEHDFSQVSQEIRYATSGNNTFDFITGVYYQNSELEFDVYSQVDVTYIAPVLNMAFAAPGSAAPLGFPDNSLADLGIAPDGFTRSTNYTQDTETFSAFFQGTYNVSNDFRIIAGGRYTDETKDVMRQSLIQEQGKSYYNPADMAGLNALVTASALKVAVVLPEHEDSRSEGHFTPSVKFQYDVNDNFMVYGTAEQGFKSGGFNSSADATVANQEFEEESAVGVELGFKSDLLDGAARLNMAVFRTEFDDLQVTTWNGFGFEVGNAAESVTQGIELDGVVMLNDNWTLSGSASYLDSYYSDYATGPCTAEQIATGMVVCDLTDETTPFAPEVSASIFLDYITEIGESMEFFAQLNVNFKDDFFYDTDLDPNLMQEAHTKVNARIALASIEETWELALIGKNLTDETTFAAGLDVPLVAGGYMGYTDAPRTVSVQGTYRF